One Drosophila kikkawai strain 14028-0561.14 chromosome 3L, DkikHiC1v2, whole genome shotgun sequence genomic window carries:
- the LOC108073513 gene encoding 2-aminoadipate transaminase — MSQNSEDRKLKHLFDGGAWNVYEPDILNLGVGAPGTDLLASNCDNFRKATDHCLQRELRDNQSLIFQYGPTSGAYEVRHEIATYFSEMYGSPVKSEDLMITTGATQGLHLLLSTVVDFQGFIFVDEYTYMIALDSMKHFTSLTIVPVKLNDDGVDLKDLEEQVAKRRFDSKTKEFWGIYYTIPTYHNPTGILFSPEICRGIVQLARKYDFLVVCDDVYTILHYGEKPKHSRLMSYDDRSDPNFAGHVVSNGSFSKILGPGVRVGWLEVPPRIKPILDGSGFANSGGCFNNYTAGIVGSLFELRLAQKQIARFYEAYKERMLATTQVLRNELPEGCKLVSPTGGYFIWVRLPDPLDAREFLKYSLEHHKIYFIAGPRFSLDGETGKQFFRLSIAFYPKDKLVDGARRLCHALRDYIKDVS, encoded by the exons ATGTCGCAGAACAGTGAAGATCGCAAGCTCAAGCACCTCTTCGATGGCGGCGCCTGGAACGTCTACGAGCCGGACATCCTAAACCTCGGGGTTGGGGCTCCAGGCACAGATCTCCTCGCCTCCAACTGCGACAACTTCAGGAAGGCCACGGACCATTGCCTG CAACGGGAACTGCGGGACAACCAGTCGCTGATTTTCCAGTATGGACCCACCAGTGGGGCGTACGAGGTGCGCCATGAGATCGCCACATATTTCAGCGAAATGTATGGGAGCCCCGTCAAGAG TGAGGACTTAATGATCACCACTGGAGCTACCCAGGGCCTTCACCTACTTCTCTCGACGGTGGTCGACTTCCAGGGCTTTATATTCGTGGATGAGTACACCTATATGATAGCCCTGGATAGTATGAAGCATTTCACCAGTCTCACCATAGTTCCTGTGAAGCTCAACGATGATGGTGTGGATCTGAAGGATCTCGAGGAGCAGGTGGCCAAGCGACGCTTTGATTCAAAGACCAAGGAGTTCTGGGGTATATACTACACTATACCCACCTATCATAATCCCACAGGGATATTGTTTTCACCag AGATTTGTCGTGGGATTGTGCAGCTGGCCCGCAAATACGACTTCCTGGTGGTCTGCGATGATGTCTATACTATCCTGCATTATGGCGAGAAACCGAAACATTCCCGCCTGATGTCCTATGACGACAGAAGCGATCCCAACTTTGCAGGCCATGTCGTTTCCAATGGAAGCTTTTCAAAGATCCTGGGACCTGGCGTACGCGTGGGTTGGCTGGAGGTTCCGCCGCGGATTAAGCCAATCTTGGATGGAAGTGGGTTTGCCAACAGCGGCGGTTGTTTTAACAATTACACGGCTGGTATTGTGGGTAGCCTCTTCGAGCTGAGGCTGGCCCAGAAGCAGATTGCTCGCTTCTACGAGGCCTACAAGGAACGCATGCTGGCCACCACCCAGGTGCTCCGCAATGAGCTGCCCGAGGGATGCAAATTGGTCAGTCCCACGGGTGGGTACTTCATCTGGGTGCGGCTACCCGATCCGCTCGATGCCAGGGAATTCCTCAAGTACAGTTTGGAGCATCACAAGATTTACTTTATAGCCGGACCACGCTTCTCCTTGGATGGCGAGACGGGTAAGCAGTTCTTCCGGTTGTCCATTGCCTTTTACCCGAAAGATAAGCTGGTGGATGGTGCCAGGAGGCTATGCCACGCCCTCAGGGATTATATAAAGGACGTATCTTAA
- the LOC108073512 gene encoding proton-coupled amino acid transporter-like protein CG1139 translates to MTKNGHSNTAYVSDHADKLELAEKGQKNKAIVAKDPDYNPYHNREVEHPTTNSETLFHLLKGSLGTGILAMPNAFRNSGYITGSIGTVVIGFICTYCIHQLVKAEFELCRRKKMPSMNYPAVAETALGEGPKFFRSMAPYIGTVVNTFLLIYQLGTCCVYVVFVASNIKAIVDAVGDTNIDVRLCMIIILLPLILINWVRNLKYLAPFSTLANAITMVSFGIICYYIFREPVTTEGKDAFGKPENFPLFFGTVLFALEAIGVILPLENEMKTPQKFGGSCGVLNVSMVLIVFLYVGMGLFGYLNYGSAVLGSITLNMPEHEILSMCVKGMLAFAIYITHGLACYVAIDITWNDYVAKRLGPQRNALFWEYAVRTILVLMTFLLAVAIPNLELFISLFGALCLSALGLAFPALIQICTHWYHTKGLSKAWLLLSNFVLIIVGILGLVIGTYTSLKEIVLTFSE, encoded by the exons ATGACTAAGAATGGACACAGCAACACAGCCTATGTCAGCGATCATGCAGACAAGTTGGAGCTGGCCGAGAAGGGTCAGAAGAACAAGGCCATAGTGGCCAAGGATCCCGACTACAATCCCTACCACAATCGCGAGGTAGAGCATCCCACGAC AAATTCGGAAACCCTCTTCCATTTACTGAAGGGTTCACTGGGCACTGGTATTCTGGCCATGCCCAATGCCTTCCGTAACTCCGGCTATATCACAGGCTCCATTGGCAccgttgttattggttttatttgtaCATATTGCATCCATCAATTGGTCAAAGCGGAGTTTGAATTGTGCCGAAGAAAGAAG ATGCCCAGCATGAACTATCCGGCCGTGGCAGAGACAGCTTTGGGCGAAGGACCCAAGTTCTTCCGGTCTATGGCCCCGTACATAGGCACCGTGGTCAATACCTTCCTGCTGATCTACCAACTGGGCACCTGCTGTGTGTACGTCGTATTCGTGGCCTCCAACATTAAGGCCATTGTGGATGCTGTGGGCGATACCAACATCGATGTCAGGCTCTGCATGATCATTATCCTGTTGCCCTTGATCCTGATCAACTGGGTGCGCAACCTCAAGTATTTGGCCCCATTCTCCACGCTGGCCAATGCCATCACCATGGTCTCCTTTGGTATTATTTGCTACTACATCTTCCGGGAGCCCGTGACCACGGAGGGAAAGGATGCCTTTGGCAAACCGGAGAACTTCCCGCTATTCTTCGGCACCGTTCTGTTTGCTTTGGAGGCCATTGGCGTGATTCTGCCGCTGGAGAACGAGATGAAGACACCGCAGAAGTTTGGCGGCAGTTGTGGAGTCCTTAATGTGTCCATGGTTCTGATTGTGTTCCTGTACGTGGGCATGGGTCTCTTTGGCTATCTGAACTACGGATCGGCGGTGCTGGGATCTATTACACTGAATATGCCGGAGCATGAAAT CTTGTCCATGTGCGTCAAGGGAATGCTGGCCTTTGCCATCTACATCACCCATGGCTTGGCCTGCTATGTGGCCATCGATATTACCTGGAACGATTATGTGGCCAAGCGCCTGGGCCCCCAGCGAAACGCTCTCTTCTGGGAGTATGCCGTGCGAACGATCCTAGTCCTAATGACCT TCCTCCTGGCCGTGGCCATTCCCAACCTGGAGCTGTTCATCTCCCTGTTTGGAGCCTTGTGTCTTTCTGCCTTGGGCCTGGCCTTCCCAGCCCTCATCCAGATCTGCACCCATTGGTACCACACCAAGGGACTCAGCAAGGCCTGGCTGCTACTCA gcAACTTTGTGCTCATCATTGTGGGCATTCTGGGCCTGGTGATCGGCACTTATACATCGCTCAAGGAGATCGTGCTGACCTTCTCGGAGTAG